agacaccttatttaatatatattgatatatactgTTTACGCATTAACGTTGAATTCACGGCCAACAGCACTATTCCTCATGtctgaatgaagcttatctaacacacatTTTCTCCACAAGGCACCCCACAGCCTTCTTGCATTTAGGAATGCTAGACAACACTTTGGTACTACACTTGGGGggtcattttaaacagtgaaatcaccaacaaaaaacacaaaaatatttttaaagtggcaCTAAACATTACAAAAAGGATGCTTCTTTGCAGTCTGAGAGCTGAAACGAGAGGCAAAACGTCACCTTTTTTGACTTCAGCTGGGAAGGTACACACTGGGCAACTCAAATATTTTTGCCACTATGCACAAGCACATGAACGAGCACTAAAGTGCCATGAATATTGATTCGGGGGTTACAGTTAAGTTTTAACAAGTAAAATCTGCATATATAGAATCTGTAAATGAGGATTGACTGTATTTACGAATCGTGTATCTGATAAGAGTGTaacatccagaatatatgaaaaactcctaaaactcaacaacaaaaaggcaacccaattaaaaacttaGCAAAGGACTcggatagacatttttccaaagacgatATACAAATGGTAACcacataaaagatgctcaacatcattagtcattagattagagaaatgcaaatcaaagccacagtgagatatcacttcacacctactaggatggtgataacaataattttaaaaactgaaaataaaaggtgttggtgaggatgctgagaaattagaacccttgtatattgctggtggaatgtaaaatggctacacacaactgtggaaaacagtttgatggtttctcaaaaagttaaacacagaattgccataagattcagcaattccactcctagatacatacccaaaagaactgaaaatagggACTCACATTATGAGTTGTATGCtgatgttcattgtagcatttttCTAGCCAAAAGGTGacaacaacccaagtgtccatccataaacagatgaatacacacacacgtgggcatacacactggaatattattcagccataaaaaagaatgagggcttccctggtggctcagtggttaagaatccgcctgccaatgcaggggatacgggttcaagccctggtccgggaagatcccccatgccgtggagcaactaagcccaagcgccacaactactgagcctgtgctctagagcccgtgagccacgactactgagcccacgtgccgcaactactgaagcccgaacacctagagcccatactctgcaacaagagaacccaccacaatgagaagcccacgcaccgcaatgaagagtagcccccgctcgctgcaactagagaaagcccatgcacagcaacaaagacccaacacagcccccccaaaataaaaataaataaaataaatttataaaaaaagaatgaaattctgatatatgctaccatatgaatgaactttgaaaacactatgctaaatgaaataattcagacataaaaggacaaggattgtatgattccacttatttgaaatatcaagaataggcaaattcatagaaacagaaagtagatgaaAGGTTACCAGGGGTTGTAGGGAGGGGGCAATAGAGAGTTATTGCTTAACAGTTACAGagttctgtttgggatgatgaaaagttttggaaatagtggATACTGTTGCCCAACACTGTATATATAattaatgccattgaactgtacacttaaaaatggatataatggcaaattttgttatactttaccataattttttgaaaattcagttaataaaatgaaaaaaaaatcactgaaaactACTAATCACTGCtaacttttattttgtattcaaGGACACAGTTAACCAGGAGAAGAGGGTTCTTTGCTCtgtcaaataaatatatttaaaagctaGCAAACATCAGAGCAGATTTAAGTGTCAAGTCTTAAGAGACTGGGGGAAAATTACTAATAGTTATTTACAGCTATACAAAGTTAACATATTGCAAGGgaaacataatataaatatattcaaaggtTTCATTTCCAATACTTGacatttcaaattttgaaaacattaaaattattgtCAAACAAAACTCAGACCACATTAGCAATGATTTAAAAAAGGGAGCAATTTAATCATTATAATACAGAGTGCTTTAAGAAGTTTTTAAACGTGTAAAAGAAAGAACAGTTTAGTGCATTAAATCGTTACTGTCTTTACATTGCTTCTCTTAAAAAAAGTTAACAGTAGTATGAAAAAGCCACCCACAAAGCCAGCTGTTTGAATGAAGAAATAAGCTAAATTGCAGCATTTTGGAATTACTAATAAAGCtatagttaaaaaatgaaaagtttataaaaatgaaagcagcATGCATAGTCAAGGCTTTTTCATAACATTTTCATTAGATGACAAACATTTAGGTAAAAACAAGAgcttaatatttattattcattaaattagataaaataaacTGGCCAAGCCCACTACATCTGGTCattcagaaaaacattttaaaatccaaagctAATGAAACTGAACATTTCTTCTATGAAGAAAGCACATTTTGAAAAATGGTCCTATAGTCACAAAGGAAAGGGTCCTTCTCAACACGAATGAACAGCACCGGTCTTTACAAAGTTTGAGTTAGGAGGAACTTTCAGTCTCCTGAAATGGCAAGAGTTAACAGTGAACACTGCCATGTTCATAAGTGAAAAGCTAAGTTTTAACTCATTCTGATCAgttcagaattttattctttattcattgAAGTTGTTACACAAAGAATTTCACCAAAAGATAATTCTTGAAAATTCTGATCTGACACCTGTACAAAATTTCTGATTTCTATACGATTGTAAGAAAACACTAAGTTAATATTTACTACAtggttctttttcacatttttggtaCAATATTTATTTCAGAGTTTCACCCTATCCAAATTCTTATGCcagtttctttcccttcttcagtACTGATTATGTTGGGTTTAAGAAAAAGCTAATTCAGTTTCTAATGAAAAAAAGTAACAGAGTATTACAAGTAGTAATAGTGGTATCCATGAATGTGTTCAATGAAAGATCCACTCATTAAGCGCCAATGATACCACAAAACCTTCTTGCTCCAACATATGTCCACAGCCTGTTTTTCACTTACGTTGAAATTACATAAACCCAGGCACAACTCCTTAATCTTAGTGCAGGGCCTGAGAAATGAGACACAGAAATaaatcagatttttctttttcctgcttcaaACAAGTTTTACTCTGTAAAATGTTTGGTCACTCAAAGCTATAATCTTAATCATATATCAAAGAATACAGGCAATAAGGCCCATCTTACGAGACATACAGTATTAAGCTGAACAGAATATGAGGACAAGCTCTAGTGGTCATTAAACCCCCTCAGAAAGTCTAAGAATCAGAATGTCTCCATCGTATCAGAATAAAAATGCACTGCATTGAAATGTGACTTCTTACAAGTTGTTTTAATTAGTGTCCTGTGTGCGCTGCAGGACTTCTGCCGTCTGCAGCAGTTTAACTTTGACACAACATTGAGTCCCACTGTTTTTGGGTATTGGATCCTATTTTTTGAGATTGTGTATGCCCCCAAACGTTTTCAGTGTCATCAAAGATTGGGCCCATTCACAGTAAACCAGACATCTGGAGTTGAAGAATTGATTCTCCTCCAACGTTTTAGGcagctataaaagaaaaacataataaaaaactaaaattttaaagataaccaTATTTTAACATTTACCACTTTTAGAAACAAAAACGATTAAAATACATCCTCTGTATTCGCTTATTAATCCTGAGATCACTTGCCACATGTATCTTGTGTAATGCAGATTTTGCAACTCCAGTGTATATGTTCTGCATATACCAGATTTGCTTATAGACATTTTTTACCTACatgtaataatttataaaaaaatattagtaGGAAGTATATATTTCATTGTATTCATAATAGACTATGAAATCTAAagacttgtatttttttctatttatatacgGGGCTAGCTTGTGCAAAAGACATATGTGTTTATGACTTTTTTGCAGTAACTATTTTGGAAAGGTTTTGGttacttttttttggtaaattaaaCCGTATCTAAATGAAGAAGTAACGGTTTAGAGGAAATTTACGGTGAATCcttttataagatgaaaaattattttgttaaaccAATGATAACTTGCTAATTAAtgggttttataattttagacttttgcacattttaaaattagagcatGCCAATATAGGTACCACAAAAGTACATGTATAACATATacgatacaattttttaaaaatcatgcatgGCTTTGTGTGAATTTTCTGACCATAGTGTCCATTAGCATATTGATATATAACTTACGAATTATCCACACAAACTTAAAGTAAGGTCAAACTAAGCTGTACAACAAAGTTCACATTATTTTTAGAATGAGATTACAACTTCCTCCAAAATCACTGCAGAGATTACTACTACAACAACGACAACAATTCACTGCAGCAACAAATTTGTTGATTCAATCTTGGCCGAGTGCACATTCTTGTGtttagcaacaacaacaaaaaagcctgtaaaaaatattttctgcatcTGGGTCAGAAAAAAGCCTGTCCTGAAGATTTCTGACATAAGGAAATGGAGGGCTGCGTTTCAGGATAAAGCCGTACAAGGCTGTTTAACTTCTTGTGACTCACAAGGATACATTATGCTCTATAACCTGGAGTAAGATTCATTCTAAAATAGGTGCATTTTTAGTctcatctgtttttctgcctgaaaaaaaaaacctgttaatgaaaagaatatctggaaaaaaagaatatcttgCTTACTGCCAAGCAAtaagaatagtgcctggtacatattaAGCTCTCTATAAATAActgttaaaacaaaataaataaaaccagggaGGAAGGCATGGGGGAATTAAAGAAATTCTGTGCAGAATAAGAGAGCGTAAAAGTAGCAGATGGGGCAGGGATGCAAAAAGCTATGGAAGTAAGTATAATAAATATGCTCACATGATGAGGGTCTAAGCCTCTTTTCCTCCCCTGCTGTTTGAGAACACTGCAGTGATTTCTGACAACAAGGTGCTTTTGGACTACTGATGGACAGATACAAACACTTCAATGACAACtgcactgtttttaaaaaaagtacagtcTTATCCTAGAACACTccaaaacagagagtagaaaagaagCAAACTATGCTACTGAATTCCAAAAGTATTAAGAATTCAAGTTCTAACTCCAAATCAGGTATCTGGATTTGCAACTACAGTGAAATTTTAATTAATCCAATCTATAAAAGAATTAAGAGTTAAGGAACATGCCAAACCTTTCAAATTTAAAGCATATATACTTGCACTTTTATGCCTACAGAgagatatttttaacttaataatgTGTTTCTGCTGGTAGCAGGTTTGTTTTATATCAAATAAGGAAAAGACATTTTAGGCAATTGagttaatttaatataaaatctGTTATTTACCACTGATCcctaaaacagaaataatttatatCACAGTTTTCAAAGACAGATGCCACCTAAGCAAACATGAATTTATATATCGCTTAAAACAGACCTTTggcttttaatagaaaaaaaattgaataattttAATACTTAAAGCATTTTAAACTCTAGTTAAAAATCTAATAGTTTGGGGGGCAATACaatgaataaagaaagagagataGCCATTTTCACCTAGTTTCCTAAAACTGAGCAATCTTCACCCCTGTGGTAAGTCTTTCCTTCGGTAtacttttccccttctttttagtTTTCGTTTTTGAATTCTTTCCTTAAACAGGCAAAAAATGAAGCTTTAGTGAAGGAGGGTTgcaagaaatacattttagttATCTTTAGTATGTGTGAATCCCCAACCCGCCCACCAGTCTTCCTTCTTAGAGAATGGGTAACTTTCCCTTAAAACAAAGTAAAGAACAtttcacataaaaaataattaaggcaACATTAAACTCTACATAATAAACACAACCATCACAAGAATCAGACTACACATGATAATCGTATCTCTTGGCTATACTCATGGCACCTAGTCCTCTTATGAGGCATAAGAGaaactattttagaaaaaatCCGTCAAAAGTGACGATGACAAATACGAGGTGACTGTGCTAAATGTATGTGGTTGGTGAATGCACACGCAGCTTAACAACTTACATTTCAGTCATCTGATTTAGAAAGCTTCCGCTTCACATGTCGTGGGGGTTCCCAAGTGTCACTGTCATCTGTTTCTTCTTCATCCTCTTCCTGATCATCAATAACTTCATCTTCCTCCTCATTTTCCTCAAATAATTCTATACCTAACTCTGATCTTCTCTGTCTTTCAGCAAACCATTCTCTGACCTGCTCGTAGCCCATATGTGATTTGTTAACAAGTTCATCGAGGTCTTGCTCATTAAGAAATTTGTGCTTCAGGTAATAATCCTTAAGTATTGCAGTTCCAGTTTTAAATTTGATGAGGGACGGCCCCCTGTCCCAGTTGTTCATTCTCTTGCTTCCTCTGGGCCGCCCGCGaggtcttcctcttcctcttcctttgggtctccctctccccctttttctAAGAGAAGACAGACCATTCATACTGCTTGAATTGGCGCTTTGATAGTAGTAGTACCATTTCAAGTTTCCATTTTTCCAAGCGTAACGGGTGTCCCCAAACCAACTAACTATGTCTGTTCTAGCAAGCCCGCTTTCTTCAGCCAATTTGTCATACTCTTCTGGCGACGGCCACTGTGTTCGGACAAATGCGCTTTTAAGCATGTGCAACTGCTCGGGTgtctttttacatattttgccCGTACTCCCCGACTTAGGTGCACTAGACTCATCTCCAGGAGAAGTTTCTCCAGTTTCTTCTTTGGAACTACCTGCATTGCTttcctctatttctcctttctcttcctttaaagcttttgatttcttcttctctgtAAACCAAGCATCAATTTCCCTTCTGGTAAGTTTGGTTTGCGCTCTTAACCTATTTAATTCTTCTTCTGTAAGTACAGAGCTGTTGAGAAAACTTGCCTGTAGGGCACGAAGCTGCTCTGCCGTCTTCTCTTTAAACTTTTGGGGAGTAAAGTCTGGAAAAGGATTCCAGGATTGTTTCTGCTGTGAAGTAACAACAGTTGGGGATTCCGTGGTTTCATCACTGGAGTCTATGATAATAGTGGCGGAGGAATCATTGTTGAGATGTAAGCACTGATTACTCTTTGAATTTCTCTGGTTGTACCTTGTGTCACTAAACCATTTTTTAATCTCTCCTTTTGTCAGCCCTGTGATTTTCATAAGTCTGATAATTTCAGAATCATGGGGAAACTGATTCTTTAGGTAGCTAACTTTTAATTCTGCCAGTTGCTCTTTAGTCTTTTTTGCCCGTACGCCGAACGCATCAGGGTTCGCCACGGCGGTTTCATTTTTTACAAGCTGAGAGGATGgggctcctgctgctgctggcttGGTCTCTGCAGTAGGCTGAGCGGCCGGGAGCTGACTTTTCTGTGCGTTTGTTTGATTTGGAACCCCTGCCACTGTCAAGGCTATAGGTGCTGCTACTGGCAAGGTATTCGCGCCAGCCACTTGGGTAAGGACCAGACCTGGCTGGCCAACTATTTGGCATGTCTGTAAGATGGATGGTAAACCATTACTCCCTGTGGAAATGTGGGTGGGGATGACAGTTATGGTCTGAGGTACAGTGTGGACTGTTCCGTTGAATTGTTTTCTTCTCGCCTCCTCTACTTCCTCGGGAGTCCAGCTAACACCATGTTTTAGACGTTGGGCTGAAAACCATATcttgatctgttcctctgtatatTTTGCTTGGGCAGAAAGAACAGTAATTTCTGACATTGTTGGATAAGGGAATTTGTTGTAGGTGTTAAGCAAAAGGGGGTTGTTATCCAATGCAGCATTGTAGGTAGGAATGCTATTAACAGGGATGAGGACTTTGGGAATCAGACTGGAATTCTGCTGAGCTGATACAGCAGTGATAACCTGTGCTAACCCAGGAAGAACTGCTGCTGGGGTCACAACTGTGCTGGCAGTATTTGGATGTATTCTGTTTACAATGGAAGTACTTGTATTCGATTCAGAAGCTGAAGAACTTGGATTTTCCACAGTTCCTTCACGGTCTGGTTTGATTTCATTCTCCTTCTCTTCCGGAACGTCCTCAACTGAATTATGATGAACTGTAATCCGTTTGTTCTCcactttatttttcatcattttcatgATAGGAGTTTTACTGATAGATATTCCCGAAGAAGAAACTTCTGTCGATTCAGCTTGCTCTGAATTCTCCTCTTTAACAAAACTACCATCAAAAGTCagatcatttattgtttgttcaaAGATTGTCTGGTTATTTCGTTTCACCATAGTcaacttgaaattttcttctcctGGGTGATATTTCAGATTATGCTCGGAAAGTGCATCATACCTTTTGGTAAGAAAATTGCATTCGACACAAACATAGGATGAATTTAGCACTACATTGGGATGTTCTGAATCCACATGAAAAGTAAACATATTTAGATCTGGAGTTTGAAAAGTACAATATTTACATTCATAGCCACCTTcaacttttttattttgctgattGTCAGAGTCCATGGATTCATGAACTTCTTCATCACTTGAGATACTCTCTGCTCTGGTGTTTTCTACAGGTGTAAGTACAGGAGGACCTTCATCCAAATCTGATATCAACTCGAGGTCTGGATCCTGTTCACTGGCTAGGACCATGCAGGGTGTTGTGGATTTTCGCCTGCTTGCCATTCTGATGTTACGGGGGAAATCTCAGTGGTGATTAAAAAGCATTGGGGCTTAAAACTGTTCAGTATTCTTCATTTGAAAACAATGGCTTTTGGTTCTTCAAGTCTGTCTTTGTGCTCAACAAGTCTCATTAGCAGCTTTTTCATGGTGCTATCAAGTAAAGAGCTTATGGTTGGCAAATAAAATACTGCTGAACTGCTGAAATTTTTGAAGCACAACTCCAATCACCTAcattaagataaattaaaaaatgtttttaaatgagtgATTATGATCTATTAAACAAATTACAGTTATATTTCACTTACATGAAGTTGTTGGAGAGCTCAGTTATAAAGATGTAGAATAAGACCAGACCAGGAAAAAAGTCCTCTAAGGATCAAAATAGATGTCTCCAAGCCAACTCACTCAAGGTCATGTACTGTACCTCATGGGTCAGCCCACGGGCTTGTTTATTTGGATTTTTCAGCTAGCCAGCTATATAttggaagggaagggggaaaaagAGTCTGCTTCAGCAGGCATACTAATATCAATGTGAAATGATAATCTGTTAACAGGGGAGGAACTTTAAAACtataaaagcagccacagatactCAAGACTATGACCACTAAGTATATAAGAAATTCAATCCATCAGTTATGCCTGCTTCTTCCTCCTGGTCTGTCTTATCCCAAAAGCATGCCCAAGTATGGCAAAAGCAACAAAGGCAGAATATAAATGATCAAAGTTTCAGAAACATTATCTTAATCATTCTCCACAATGCTATCAAAATTGGTAAAACATATCTAATCGTATCAGTCTCCTGGCTTAAAGCTTATGATGGGTCCCCAGtgctgaaagaatgaaattcaaaCTCCTTAAGCCACATGTAGTTCCCTTCACATCCTGGCTGCAACCTCAATTTCCTACCATCTCCCTCCTGACTCCTATTTCCTTATGCTTTAGGCACAGAGCAAAAACGATTGCTATTCTAGGGACTCTCAGTGCAGGCCATTCCTTGTGCCAGGACACTTGTTTGTGCACTGGGTGTGATGACCTCTCTATAGATCTGCC
This DNA window, taken from Eubalaena glacialis isolate mEubGla1 chromosome 17, mEubGla1.1.hap2.+ XY, whole genome shotgun sequence, encodes the following:
- the ZHX1 gene encoding zinc fingers and homeoboxes protein 1 encodes the protein MASRRKSTTPCMVLASEQDPDLELISDLDEGPPVLTPVENTRAESISSDEEVHESMDSDNQQNKKVEGGYECKYCTFQTPDLNMFTFHVDSEHPNVVLNSSYVCVECNFLTKRYDALSEHNLKYHPGEENFKLTMVKRNNQTIFEQTINDLTFDGSFVKEENSEQAESTEVSSSGISISKTPIMKMMKNKVENKRITVHHNSVEDVPEEKENEIKPDREGTVENPSSSASESNTSTSIVNRIHPNTASTVVTPAAVLPGLAQVITAVSAQQNSSLIPKVLIPVNSIPTYNAALDNNPLLLNTYNKFPYPTMSEITVLSAQAKYTEEQIKIWFSAQRLKHGVSWTPEEVEEARRKQFNGTVHTVPQTITVIPTHISTGSNGLPSILQTCQIVGQPGLVLTQVAGANTLPVAAPIALTVAGVPNQTNAQKSQLPAAQPTAETKPAAAGAPSSQLVKNETAVANPDAFGVRAKKTKEQLAELKVSYLKNQFPHDSEIIRLMKITGLTKGEIKKWFSDTRYNQRNSKSNQCLHLNNDSSATIIIDSSDETTESPTVVTSQQKQSWNPFPDFTPQKFKEKTAEQLRALQASFLNSSVLTEEELNRLRAQTKLTRREIDAWFTEKKKSKALKEEKGEIEESNAGSSKEETGETSPGDESSAPKSGSTGKICKKTPEQLHMLKSAFVRTQWPSPEEYDKLAEESGLARTDIVSWFGDTRYAWKNGNLKWYYYYQSANSSSMNGLSSLRKRGRGRPKGRGRGRPRGRPRGSKRMNNWDRGPSLIKFKTGTAILKDYYLKHKFLNEQDLDELVNKSHMGYEQVREWFAERQRRSELGIELFEENEEEDEVIDDQEEDEEETDDSDTWEPPRHVKRKLSKSDD